The following proteins are co-located in the Acidicapsa acidisoli genome:
- a CDS encoding phage portal protein — protein sequence MVAERVRAVFRWVTGQDEPPVEVEAGAELARRRTLALPSILTPYGSGFGPGLNGSGLPKPTQANLRRFAETPVVRRAINVIKDRIVAMDWQVRVRRGAAAEEVGYLQRKLKALRRTLEEPNATDSFRTLLEQAIEDALTGGYGAIEMEATGDPMQPAQLWPVDGATIRVNAAWDGTADSPRYLQVMPGQIPDPVSGQSVPLRDDQLIYLRMNPRSFTPFGLGPLEVAFETVNEFLSAHRFAGKLAANSVVQYALWLNEATPAQHERVIRWWQDEIEGTGRVPLISTEQKPEVLRFAQGTDADLRLAWQQFLIRMVANAFGLPPLLLGLEGDVNRSTAAELADEAFRGAIEPLAKLIAEHITRDLFSKCIGWREFEFVFNDLSARDEDTELAIQVQLLAAGVYTVNEVRAMRGLGPIEAASRSEVSESGPKAHGLERAGLAVQLPTVAELQGE from the coding sequence ATGGTTGCGGAGCGAGTGCGGGCGGTTTTTCGGTGGGTGACCGGTCAGGATGAGCCTCCGGTTGAGGTGGAGGCCGGGGCGGAGCTGGCGCGACGGCGGACTTTGGCGTTGCCTTCGATTCTGACGCCGTATGGGTCGGGTTTCGGGCCTGGGTTGAATGGTTCGGGGCTGCCCAAGCCGACGCAGGCCAATCTGCGGCGGTTTGCGGAGACGCCGGTGGTGCGGCGGGCGATCAATGTGATCAAGGACCGGATTGTGGCCATGGACTGGCAGGTCCGGGTGCGTCGTGGAGCGGCGGCTGAGGAGGTTGGTTATCTCCAGAGGAAGCTCAAGGCGCTGCGCAGGACGCTGGAGGAGCCGAATGCCACGGACAGCTTTCGAACGCTGCTGGAGCAGGCGATCGAGGATGCGCTGACGGGCGGGTATGGCGCGATTGAGATGGAGGCGACGGGCGACCCGATGCAGCCGGCGCAGTTGTGGCCGGTGGATGGGGCGACGATCCGGGTGAATGCGGCGTGGGACGGGACGGCCGATTCGCCGCGGTATTTGCAGGTAATGCCGGGGCAGATTCCAGATCCGGTCTCTGGCCAATCCGTTCCGCTGCGGGATGACCAGCTGATCTATCTGCGGATGAATCCGCGAAGCTTTACGCCGTTTGGGCTGGGTCCGCTGGAGGTTGCGTTTGAGACGGTGAACGAGTTTTTGAGCGCGCACCGGTTTGCGGGGAAGCTGGCGGCGAATTCGGTGGTGCAGTATGCACTTTGGCTGAATGAGGCGACTCCGGCGCAGCATGAGCGGGTGATCCGGTGGTGGCAGGACGAGATTGAGGGCACGGGTCGAGTGCCGTTGATTTCGACGGAACAGAAGCCGGAGGTTCTGCGCTTTGCTCAGGGGACGGATGCGGATCTGAGGCTGGCGTGGCAGCAGTTTCTGATTCGCATGGTGGCGAATGCGTTTGGATTGCCGCCGCTGCTGCTTGGTTTGGAAGGCGATGTGAACCGGTCGACGGCGGCGGAGCTGGCGGATGAGGCGTTTCGCGGGGCGATTGAGCCGCTGGCGAAGCTGATTGCGGAGCATATTACCCGGGATTTGTTTTCGAAGTGCATTGGGTGGAGGGAGTTCGAGTTTGTCTTTAACGATCTGAGCGCCCGGGATGAGGACACGGAGCTGGCGATCCAGGTGCAGTTGCTGGCGGCGGGGGTTTACACGGTGAATGAGGTGCGGGCAATGCGGGGGTTGGGGCCGATTGAGGCGGCATCGCGGTCCGAAGTCTCAGAGTCGGGACCTAAGGCACACGGACTCGAACGTGCGGGACTTGCGGTGCAGTTGCCAACGGTGGCGGAACTTCAGGGAGAGTGA
- a CDS encoding DUF3037 domain-containing protein codes for MNSRRECEFFLLRYVPDPVRNEFVHVGVILREVSGPVAAVRFTSDWRRVRCLDPEADTGMLEGLESELRRRFQQEPKGNLMHVLEDSFSNSVQMTRAKAYLAESVETGVEELMRMYVEPLKRERVSRVSGRAAIQAQMRTEFERAGVWDLLRKRIAASQYTRPGDPLRIDLGYRPNGLIRMFQAVSLEAASGTGLSSGLETAKALAFSAPGLIAGVERVEKAALELTAVIEPLRQGIGNREQGTGKRQRPVGEEEFELDSERLAAYRFAVETMEERRIRVLTTADLGRVAETARRELRV; via the coding sequence ATGAATTCACGGCGAGAGTGCGAGTTTTTCCTGCTCCGGTATGTGCCTGATCCGGTGCGGAACGAGTTCGTGCATGTTGGCGTGATTTTGCGCGAAGTTTCAGGGCCGGTGGCTGCGGTGAGATTTACTTCGGACTGGCGGCGCGTGCGATGTCTGGACCCGGAAGCGGATACCGGGATGCTGGAGGGGTTGGAGAGCGAACTTCGGCGGCGGTTTCAGCAGGAGCCTAAGGGGAATCTGATGCATGTGCTGGAGGATTCCTTTTCGAATTCGGTGCAGATGACGCGGGCGAAGGCGTATCTGGCGGAAAGTGTTGAGACCGGCGTCGAGGAGCTGATGCGGATGTATGTGGAGCCGCTGAAGCGGGAGCGGGTTTCGAGGGTTTCGGGGCGGGCGGCGATTCAGGCACAGATGCGGACGGAGTTTGAGCGGGCCGGGGTGTGGGATCTGCTGCGGAAGAGGATTGCGGCTTCGCAGTACACGCGGCCGGGTGATCCACTGCGGATTGATCTGGGGTATCGGCCGAATGGATTGATCCGGATGTTTCAGGCGGTTAGCCTGGAGGCTGCTTCTGGGACCGGTCTGAGTTCCGGTTTGGAGACGGCGAAGGCGCTGGCGTTTTCTGCGCCGGGTTTGATTGCCGGGGTGGAGCGTGTGGAGAAGGCTGCGCTGGAGTTGACGGCGGTGATTGAGCCGTTGAGACAGGGAATAGGGAATAGGGAACAGGGAACAGGGAAACGACAAAGGCCCGTTGGCGAAGAGGAGTTTGAGCTTGATTCGGAGCGGTTGGCGGCTTACCGGTTTGCTGTGGAGACGATGGAGGAGCGGCGGATTCGGGTGCTGACTACGGCGGATCTGGGGCGCGTGGCGGAGACGGCGCGACGGGAGTTGAGGGTATAG